In Flavobacterium piscisymbiosum, the sequence CTAAAGATCTAATACTAAATCTTACCGTAATACATTGCTTTTACGATTCCGTCTGAAAGTCCAATTTTTGGAACGTAGATTTGGCGTGCGCCACTCCATTTCATGGCGTTCAGGTAAATTCTGGTAGCATGGATAATTACGTCGGCACGATCTGAATTCAATCCTAATTCTGCAATTCTTTGTTCGTAAGTCAATGAATTCAAAAATGCATATTGCGAATTGATGTAAATGTACGAAAGTGGTTTTTCCTGCTGTTTTCCTGACATTTTAAACAACTTGTTAATGTTTCCTCCGGAACCAATTAAAGTCACCTCATCGTAATCTGCCGTATTGGTTTTAATCCATTTTTCGATTTCATCCCAAACCACATCATGTACCATATTATTCAATAAACGAACAGTTCCAGCTTTAAAAGATCTCGAATTGATTAATTTTCCGTCAGAAAACAAAGTAAACTCCGTACTTCCACCGCCCACATCTACAAAAAGATAGGTTTCGTCATTTTTTAATAAATGATGTAAATCAGTTGAAGCAATAATTGCCGCTTCTTTTTTACCATCAATAATTTCGATTTTTATGTCGGCTTTTTTCTTAATTATAGCCACAACTTCTTTGGCATTATATGCTTCACGCATTGCCGAAGTAGCAAATGCCATATAACGTTCTACTTTATGTACTTTCATCAAAAGATTGAATGCTTTCATGGCATCCACCATTCGATCTATATTTTCTTCTGAAATTTCTCCAACGGTAAAGGCATCTTGTCCCAAACGAATTGGCACACGAACAAGCGAACTTTTATTAAATTGTGGTTCTTTGCCATCTTGTTCTACAACATTTGATATTAGAAGCCTCATGGCGTTTGAACCAATATCTATTGCTGCATATTTTTTTATATTAATCATGCTCACTTATGATTTGAAAATTATTCTTTTATTATTAATTTATTTTTTGAGGAACTTGCTCTAACGCTGATACTTTGTTTTGATAATATTTATAGGTTTCAAGTTGCGCTCTAAAAGGGGCATGATGATTTCGAGGTTTGTATTTATTATCTAATTTATAGGAATGGTATCTTACTTTGACATTCCCTTTCCATGCAATATTAAAATTATCTATTAATTCTTTCTTTATTTCAAGATCATAAATCGGACAGGTTACTTCGACTCTTCCGTCAAGATTACGGGTCATAAAATCTGCTGATGAAATATAAACTTCGGTCAAACCGGCATTCCCGAAAATATAAACCCTTGAATGTTCCAGGTAATTATCGACAATACTTATGGCTTCTATGTTTTCGCTCATTCCGGGAATTCCAGGAATTAGTGAGCAAATACCTCTTACCTGAAGCTGGATTTTTACTCCGGCATTACTGGCTTCGTATAATTTATCGATCATTTTAAAATCAGATAAACTATTCATTTTTAACTTAATATGCGTTTTTCTACCGGCTAAAGCGTGCAGAATTTCGCGATCTATTAGCTTAATAAATTTCGTTCTTGTATAATGTGGCGATACAATTAAATGTTTGTATCTGTGCACTCTGTAATTGATATCGAAAAATTCGAATATTTTAGAGATGTCTTTCAAAATTCCCTGATGACAGGTAAAAAGGGTAACATCTGTATAAATTTTAGCTGTTGACTCGTTGAAATTTCCTGTAGAGATAAATCCGTAACGACGTGATTTACCTTCTTCAGTTCTTTCGATTACACAAATTTTGCTGTGTACTTTAAGGCCTTTAATTCCAAAAATAAGTTCGATTCCTTCGGTTTGCATTTGCTCTGCATACGAAATATTCGAAGCTTCATCAAAACGTGCCTGAAGTTCGATTTGTACCGTTACTTTTTTACCATTTTTTGCAGCATTTATCAATGAACTGATTATTTGCGAATTTTTAGCCAAACGATACAATGTAATTTTTATGCTGGTTACTTTTGGGTCTAAAGCTGCTTCACGCAAAAACTTGGTTAAATACGAAAATGACTGATATGGAGCATGTAACAGATAATCTTTTTTGCTTATTTTTTCGAGCATACTTCCTCCCAAACTTAGTCCAGGAATTGGCAATGGTTCATTGGGTTTATAAAGTAAATCGTATCTTCCTAAATTAGGGAAACTCATATAATCACGACGATTATGATATCTTCCTCCGGGAATAATACTATCTGTTTCTACAATTTTCATTTTATCTAAAAAGAAATGCAGCGTATCTTCTTCGATTAAATTATCATAAATAAAACGAACAGGCTCCCCTATTCTTCTGTCTTTTACCGATGTTGCAATTTTTTCGAGCATACTTTTACTCAAATCGCTATCGATATCTAACTGAGCGTCACGGGTAATTTTGATCATGTGTGCAGAAACACTTTTATAATCAAAAATATTAAAGATGTTTTTTAGGTTGTATCTAATTACATCATCGATAAGAATAACGTAATGTTTATCATCGTGAGAAGGCAATACAACAAATCTGTTGATTGTTTTCGGGATTTCGATAACAGCATAACGAACCTCATCGTTTGTATTCATTTCTAAACGAACAGCCAAATACCCCAATGTATCTTTAAGAATTGGGAATTCTGCTAAATCATTTAAAATAATGGTTACTAATTCAGGACTCAATCTTTGATCAAAAAAGTCTTTTAAAAAACATGCCTGATCCGGTGTTATTTCATCTTCATTAATAATTAAAATATTTTCGGCTTCCAGTTCTGTTTCGATATTACCTAATATACGTAAACTTTCAGATTGTTGCTGAATTACAATTTCGGTAATATCTTTAATTAACTGATGTGCAGACACTCCGCCTAAATATTTTTCTCCAGAAATTCCGGAAAGGCTTAATCTACGAATTGCGGCATAACGAACCCTGAAAAATTCATCTAAATTGTTCGAAAAAATTCCAACAAAACGCAG encodes:
- a CDS encoding Ppx/GppA phosphatase family protein; its protein translation is MINIKKYAAIDIGSNAMRLLISNVVEQDGKEPQFNKSSLVRVPIRLGQDAFTVGEISEENIDRMVDAMKAFNLLMKVHKVERYMAFATSAMREAYNAKEVVAIIKKKADIKIEIIDGKKEAAIIASTDLHHLLKNDETYLFVDVGGGSTEFTLFSDGKLINSRSFKAGTVRLLNNMVHDVVWDEIEKWIKTNTADYDEVTLIGSGGNINKLFKMSGKQQEKPLSYIYINSQYAFLNSLTYEQRIAELGLNSDRADVIIHATRIYLNAMKWSGARQIYVPKIGLSDGIVKAMYYGKI
- the ppk1 gene encoding polyphosphate kinase 1; its protein translation is MYEQKYIDREKSWLAFNARVLQEAADNTVPLLDRLRFVGIFSNNLDEFFRVRYAAIRRLSLSGISGEKYLGGVSAHQLIKDITEIVIQQQSESLRILGNIETELEAENILIINEDEITPDQACFLKDFFDQRLSPELVTIILNDLAEFPILKDTLGYLAVRLEMNTNDEVRYAVIEIPKTINRFVVLPSHDDKHYVILIDDVIRYNLKNIFNIFDYKSVSAHMIKITRDAQLDIDSDLSKSMLEKIATSVKDRRIGEPVRFIYDNLIEEDTLHFFLDKMKIVETDSIIPGGRYHNRRDYMSFPNLGRYDLLYKPNEPLPIPGLSLGGSMLEKISKKDYLLHAPYQSFSYLTKFLREAALDPKVTSIKITLYRLAKNSQIISSLINAAKNGKKVTVQIELQARFDEASNISYAEQMQTEGIELIFGIKGLKVHSKICVIERTEEGKSRRYGFISTGNFNESTAKIYTDVTLFTCHQGILKDISKIFEFFDINYRVHRYKHLIVSPHYTRTKFIKLIDREILHALAGRKTHIKLKMNSLSDFKMIDKLYEASNAGVKIQLQVRGICSLIPGIPGMSENIEAISIVDNYLEHSRVYIFGNAGLTEVYISSADFMTRNLDGRVEVTCPIYDLEIKKELIDNFNIAWKGNVKVRYHSYKLDNKYKPRNHHAPFRAQLETYKYYQNKVSALEQVPQKIN